The following is a genomic window from Candidatus Acidiferrales bacterium.
ACGGTTGGTATGCTCTTCCCCATTGACTTGGTCTTTCTCGACCGGGCCAGGTGCGTGGTTCACATTGAGGAGCACGTGCGCCCGTTCGGCATTTCCAAGGTCTGCCTTAAAGCTGCCAGCGTGCTCGAGCTCCCTCCCCACACCGTCTTTCGCACTGGAACTCGAGTGGGGGATTTGCTCGAAATTGCGCCTTTGCGGTGATCGAGGAGCGAT
Proteins encoded in this region:
- a CDS encoding DUF192 domain-containing protein, which gives rise to MANNGRRVYVYNKTRETFVATEAAVANTYLRRLVGLLGKTKRWLRPGNGLWIVPSRGVHTVGMLFPIDLVFLDRARCVVHIEEHVRPFGISKVCLKAASVLELPPHTVFRTGTRVGDLLEIAPLR